Below is a window of Thermodesulfitimonas autotrophica DNA.
CGTGGCGGTGCTTATTTGTGCCGCCGGTGCCTACGCGTTTAGCGACCAGATTATGGGCGTGCTGTTAGGGCCGGTTACGAGTGCCGGTTACAAGCCGGTGGTTACGGGTGTAACCGAAGCCTTTATGGTGCGGATCAAGCTATCTCTATTTATGGGCTTCCTTGTCGCTCTTCCGGTCATCCTCTGGCAGGTCTGGCGGTTTGTGGCCCCGGCGCTGGATAAAGCCGAACGGCGCTACTTCGTGGTTTTCGTCTTCGGGTCGTTTTTTCTCTTTATGGGTGGCGTAATTTTCGGTTTCTTCGGGGTCTTTAAACTCGCGGTTGCCTTTCTGCTTAAGTTTACGGGCTCGCAACTTGTTCCCATGCTTACCATCGATAAGTACATCTCCTTTGCGATTTATTTACTGTTACCTTTCGGGCTCATTTTTGAGCTACCCCTGATAAGCTTTGTGGCGGCCCGCCTCGGCCTCGTGTCGAGCGCGTTTCTGGCGCGAAAGCGTAAGTACGCGCTGCTTGGTACCGTGGTAATCGCCGCGGCGATTACGCCGACACCGGATATGATCACCTGCCTGATGATGACGGGGCCGCTTTACGCGCTTTACGAAGCAAGCCTTATCGTTGTCAGGTTAACCGAGCGCGCGGCGGCCCGCCGGCGGGCGCGCGAGGAGGCGGAAGAGGAGAGAGACGAGGGCGTGCTGCCCGTTTCCAATACCTAACCAGGCGAGGAGGAACAGAATGCACCGGAGCAAGATTACGGTTGTAGGCAGCGGTAACGTTGGCGCTACAACGGCCCACTGGGTGGCGGTGAAGGAGCTTGGCGACGTAGTGTTGCTGGACGTGGTGGAGGGAATGCCTCAAGGTAAGGCCCTCGATTTGATGGAGGCTGCACCGGTTGCCGGCTTCGATTGCCGCATCACGGGCACAAATAATTGGGAAGATGCGGCAGATTCGGATGTGGTGGTGATTACCGCCGGTATCGCGCGGCGGCCCGGAATGAGCCGGGAAGACCTGGTGCAGATAAACGCGCGTATCGTTGGCGAGGTAGCAAAACAGGTCGCCCGTTTTGCGCCGGCGGCAATTGTCATTGTGGTGACCAACCCGCTTGACGTGATGACCTACTTAGCTTACCAGGCGAGTGGTTTTGCACCGCACCGGGTAATCGGGATGTCCGGCGTGCTCGACACCACGCGCCTGCGGACCTTTATTGCGCTGGAACTTGGCATTTCCTTCGAAGACGTAACTGCTCTGGTCCTCGGAGGACATGGTGATCAGATGGTGCCGCTCATGCGTTACGCCTATGCCGGCGGCATACCGGTTAGCCAGCTTATCCCGCCCGAGCGCTTGGAGGCGATTGCGCACCGGACCCGCTACGGTGGCGGCGAGATCGTAGAACTCCTGAAGACAGGGAGTGCCTATTACGCTCCAGGAGCTTCGGTGGCCGTAATGGTGGAGGCGATTCTCCGGGACAAGCGGCGCATCCTTCCGGTTGCGGCCTACCTGAACGGGGAGTACGGTGAAAGCGACGTTTATGCCGGTGTTCCGGCAATCATCGGGAGCAACGGGGTGGAAAAGGTCTTGGAGATCGACCTTGAGGCGGCGGAGCTAGCGGCTTTTAAGGCTTCAGTTGCGGCAGTGCGGGAGACGCTGGCGAAATTAAAGTCAAATTAGCATTTAAAAAGCGTAAAGAGTAACTTTTTGGTTGCGGTGAGCGATAATCTACAGAGGGTGTGCGGTTGCGCTTCAAGGCGTTGACTTCGGGGAGGGCGCACATTATAATGTTGTTGGGTGCTGCGGGGGAGTAGCTCAATTGGTAGAGCAGCGGTCTCCAAAACCGAAGATTGTGGGTTCGAGTCCTGCCTCCCCCGCCAGAAAAAGCGAGAAACGGCGAGTTCCGGAACCGGGAAAACTCGCCGTTATTATTTTGCGCTCGGAGTTGCACTGAACAACGTTTGTGGCTCCGGGGATCCCACCGGTTGAAAACTCTCCCAGCCCGACCTAACTTCCTTCCGGCGGAAATTTTCGGCCAAACCTTGCAGGAAGCTGGAGCCATTTGGCGAATTGTTGATCAAACCAGCAGATAATAAACCATAAGCTCCGCAATTTACCCGGTATCAGTCGGATATAAGGTGTAGATACTTACTTCCCTTTGTCTCGGTGGGGGTGTGGTTGGTGGCGCCCTTTCCGCCCGAAAAAGGTGACTACAGCATCTATCTCTGCTCAGCGTCGTGGTTAGAAGCCTTGTACGCCCGCTGCCGCGCAGCAGGTGTGCCGTCTGAGCTGGTAAAACCCCGGTATATTTTGCCCCAAACCGCCCTCAATTCCCGCTGCAAAGCTAATCCGTCGCTTATCGCTTTAGCCGGCCGGGTCATCACCCCCGTCTGCTGTGCTGGCCCGCAAAGGCATTACATCTACATCCTCTGCGATCCGGAACTTGTGGCGCTCAAAATCTTCGCCGCGCCGGAAGTTTTGGCTGCCGCCGAAAGAGTTGGCGTCAAGCCCGGCACCATTTTCACCGAGGAAAGCTGCGGCACGAACGCCTTAGCACTGGCGCGGGAGCACCAGCGCCTCGTAGCCATCAGAGGCGAACAACATTACTGCAAGCTTTTCAAAGACTGGTGGTGCGTCGCCAGCCCGGTGAAGGATCCTGTCGGCAGAACCGTCGGCTACCTCGATATTTCAATGCACGCCGAGAAAGAGTTAGGTCTGGCCACGGCGCACTTGCAGACGTTGGTGGCCCGGATAGAGGACGGATTTCTCCAGGCGGAGCTTCGCGCCCGCCAGAGAAATGGTGCCGCTCCTGCGCCATCTCGACTGCCGCCGGAGGTGGCCGAAAAACTCACGCCGCGGGAACGGGAGATTCTTGAGCATTTAATTCTTGAGTTTACCAACCAGGAAATCGCCGCAAAGCTCTACTTGAGTCTGGAAACGGTCAAAAAACACCGCCGGAATATCTACCGTAAGTTAGGCGTTCAAGAGCCACGCGAATTTCTGCGCAGGCTTCGCAACCGTTCTCTTTATTAAAACCGACGCTCCTATACACTACGCCTCCACTAAGCTTATAGGCAAAAAGGCTATCTACCGCTGACCTGGTTTGTGGGTACCCACCAAGGGGTCATAAAAATACCCCCTAAGGGGTAATAGACACGCAAGGGTCGGCAGGCTATGCTGTGGTAAAAAGCGGGAGCAGGAAGTTTTAAGTGATGGTACCGGGGGAAAGTTTCGTTAAGGGATTTCGGCGAGAAGTTTCATAGCAGGAAGGTTAACTCTGGTAACGGATTTGAGAGTTGGGGAGGAACAGCGAATGTTAAAATCGTGCGGCCTGTTTCGGTGGGTACTATGTTTGCTCGTGCTTTCCCTAATGCTTCTGGTAACAACTAGTGGCGCATTTGCTCAGGATGTTAGCGTGCCGGGCGGTGCAACGGGAAGCTCCCTTGGCGGTTCAAAACGGAAGTCCAGTGACCCCTAACGCAACCAATGATGTTATTGCCCAGCCGTAAGATTGGTTTGCGAGCGCCGACATATACGCACCTACAACAGCAAAAACTAATACACTCGTTGATATATACGTTATAACGTACTCAACGCTGGGAGGGGTTTGGGCTTTCGAAGTTATTGACCTTAATGGAGTGAATGTATAGAGATTAAGTCAATATGGCGGTTTTCTGCTGTATCCGCAGCCTGTTTTGGGGTTGCGGATACGGTGGTATTATTCAAGTTGGTTTAAGGAACGAAGCTTTTATGTTAAAAAAACTAAGGCTGAT
It encodes the following:
- the tatC gene encoding twin-arginine translocase subunit TatC — encoded protein: MAEPQKEMTIIEHLEELRRVLLISLVAVLICAAGAYAFSDQIMGVLLGPVTSAGYKPVVTGVTEAFMVRIKLSLFMGFLVALPVILWQVWRFVAPALDKAERRYFVVFVFGSFFLFMGGVIFGFFGVFKLAVAFLLKFTGSQLVPMLTIDKYISFAIYLLLPFGLIFELPLISFVAARLGLVSSAFLARKRKYALLGTVVIAAAITPTPDMITCLMMTGPLYALYEASLIVVRLTERAAARRRAREEAEEERDEGVLPVSNT
- a CDS encoding LuxR C-terminal-related transcriptional regulator codes for the protein MAPFPPEKGDYSIYLCSASWLEALYARCRAAGVPSELVKPRYILPQTALNSRCKANPSLIALAGRVITPVCCAGPQRHYIYILCDPELVALKIFAAPEVLAAAERVGVKPGTIFTEESCGTNALALAREHQRLVAIRGEQHYCKLFKDWWCVASPVKDPVGRTVGYLDISMHAEKELGLATAHLQTLVARIEDGFLQAELRARQRNGAAPAPSRLPPEVAEKLTPREREILEHLILEFTNQEIAAKLYLSLETVKKHRRNIYRKLGVQEPREFLRRLRNRSLY
- the mdh gene encoding malate dehydrogenase, which codes for MHRSKITVVGSGNVGATTAHWVAVKELGDVVLLDVVEGMPQGKALDLMEAAPVAGFDCRITGTNNWEDAADSDVVVITAGIARRPGMSREDLVQINARIVGEVAKQVARFAPAAIVIVVTNPLDVMTYLAYQASGFAPHRVIGMSGVLDTTRLRTFIALELGISFEDVTALVLGGHGDQMVPLMRYAYAGGIPVSQLIPPERLEAIAHRTRYGGGEIVELLKTGSAYYAPGASVAVMVEAILRDKRRILPVAAYLNGEYGESDVYAGVPAIIGSNGVEKVLEIDLEAAELAAFKASVAAVRETLAKLKSN